A region of the Desertifilum tharense IPPAS B-1220 genome:
CCTGTTTTAGGATGTATTTCGGCACTGTGGACTATTGCTCGCAGTCAGGGGAACCGCCAGCAGCGTGCAGCCAGTCGTTTAGCAGTATTATTAGCCTTAGCTTGGGTGGGCGGTCATGCCGTCCTAGAAGCCGGGGCCCGAAGTTCGGAATCCTACGCGTTTCCGTTGTTGTTAACCAGTAGTCTGCTCACCTCTGGCTACTTTTTAATCAACTTCTGGCTGATGGTTCGCCTGTGGCAGCGTAAGTCCACTCGCTTACCGGGAGTGAGTCATCTGAGCGATCGCGTTCTTTAGCGGGTACCCCTCCTATTGACCCCCTAGGCGAACAATGACAAAATTGCTACTTCAGTGGGAGGGAGCAAAGAGGGTCGGCAATGTATACCAGAGATTGGGGAGGTGAGTATGCTGATCTCGCTTAAACTCTCAGAAAGAGAGTAATATGGCTCAACTGCTGAAAATGCTGTCTTTTCAGGACAATTTTTTCCAAGAGCAGCAGGGATAAGCAAAGTTCCCTATACTAATCGTCGTAAGGATGCATTTGCGAATTCAGCGACTTTACTTTAAAGTCCTTATTTAGTGTGTGAGGAAGCAAGTGGCGGCTCAGAAACATCTGAAACAAAATTCTCCCCAGCAAATTAAACCCAGTAATGTGCGGTGGATTGGTATCGGTCTGGGTTTATCGGGAATTGCTTTATTGTCTGCCACAGCCGGTGCTTTGCTGGCGATTTCTTTAGCCAGTACGCCGCTGATGCAAACTCGCCTGACAGCGGAGGAAGCTGCTGTTTTTGGCAAGGGCGATCGCATTGCCACAGGCGGGACGCTACAAATGCCTGAGTTGACTCGCCCCGTCAATATTTTAATTCTCGGAACCAAAGTTCTCACCTCCGATCTTGATAATCCACCAGACCGCCTTCAGCACCTGGGCTACCACGCTTTGGTGGATTCTTTTGAAGGCTTAACCGATACCATGCTGCTGGTGCGCTTCGATCCGGCAACGCGCAAGCTGTCCGCCCTCTCGATTCCCCGCGATACGCGCAGTTGGATTGAAGACCACGGCTTGCAGAAAATTAACGAGGCGAACTTCTATGGCGGCCCTGCTCTTTCAGCGAAGGCCGTTAGCGAACTGCTGGGCGGCGTTGGCATCGATCGCTACATTCGCCTCAATGTCCAGGGAATTGAAAAGTTGATTGATGCCCTCGGTGGCGTTACGCTCTATGTCCCGCAGGATATGGAGTACCGAGATGATAGTCAACATCTATACATCAACCTCAAGGCCGGACAGCAGCACCTTGATGGCGATCGCGCCATGCAGTTTGTCCGATTCCGTTACGATGATTTAGGCGACATTGGACGGATTCAACGCCAGCAGTTATTTATTCGAGCCTTACTCGAACAAGCGCTAAACCCTACAACCTTGGCTCGTTTGCCGAAGTTGATGTCTATTATTCAGTCGAATCTCGACACCAACCTCAGCGTTGAAGAATTGTTTGCCCTCGCTGGGTTCGCAACCCGTACAGACCGCTCTCAAGTCCAAATGCTCATGGTTCCAGGTCGGTTCAGTTCGCCAGAGGAATATCAGGCGAGTTACTGGTTGCCCGACTACGAACGCATCGATACGATGATGAGTCAGCATTTTGGCATGGCAACTGCCACGACTGCACGGGCCGTTAAGTCCCTCGATCCCGCCTACGTGAATGTAGCCATTCAAGATAGTACGGGCGAATGGGGCGCGGTTGACGATTTGGTGAATACGCTCTACGACCAAGGCTATGGCAATGTTTATGTCAGTCGGCCGTGGAACGAACCGCTAAAGGTGACGCGCATTGTCGCCCAAGATGGCGATGTGACCGTGGCCAAAGACTTACAGCGATCGCTCGGCTTTGGGGAAGTGCGCGTTGAAAGTACGGGCAGTTTGCGCTCCGATATTACCATTCAGTTAGGTCAAGACTGGCTGCGGCAAAAACACCGAATGCTACGCCAGCCGGATCATCTCTAATTTGGGCCAGACTCAGGGCGATCGCGCCATTGCGGATCGATCGCTTGCTGTAAGGCTTGTTTATTGATGGGTTGTTTCACAGGTTGAACCGCTGGTTGAGAAGGGCTGGAAACGCGCTCTATCGCCAGCGGATTCGTTTTTTGTGGCGCTGCAACCGACGGCGAGAGGAGTTCGTTAAGCAGATCGAGTTGAGCATCTACAATGGTCGGACGGGTTTCGTACCAAGTGGCGATCGCGATCGAGAGTTTCTCCACATCGTCGGGTAATGCAGACACCATTTTGGCGAGTTCCGCGAGGTTATTCTCAGTAAACAGGCGGCGCGATCGCTTGTCGCTCAACAGTTCAATAAAAGCTTCTAGATTTTGTTCGTGAAAAGACATCGCTCTATCGTTTGCAGTGGATAACCTCAAGATACCGAACTGAGCGACCCAGACCAAACTCTAAATTAGGGTTAGCCCGAATCGTAACATTCGGGCTAGAAGCAAAATCAACCGGACTGCGCCCGCGACTTTTCCGGGAGGTTGCGCGGGGGAATTTCTCGGCCTTGGTAAAACCTCTGTTTGAGTCGGTTGAGGGCGAAAGCCGCACCCGCCGCCAGGATAAAGATACCGCCACTGGCGATACTTCCCCAGAGATGACCGAACCCAAACGCCAACAGGGGAACCCAAAGCCACGCGATCGCGCCCACTGCAATACTCACCCATTGCAGCCGTTGAATAGTGGCTAAAGCCTTGCGACAACTGGCACAATGCGTTGTATGAGAAGTATAGCGGTCTAAAAGTTGGGCTTGAGATAAAGGCGGGGGTAAACGTTCCCCCGGAAATGGATCGGCTTGGTATTCATTCACCCACTGGCGAAAGGCGAGGACAAAGTTATCGGCTTTCGTGGGCAGATAGCAAGCTTTGGCATAATTTCCCCCTCCTCCAACCGCTTCTAAATAGCGTTCTTGGTAATGGAGGAAAATTTGGTCATCTTCCAACACCGCATTTTGTCCTAAATGAGAATACCAGCGCGGCGTTAAACCAATAATCAGCCGGGGGATCGGCGAGGGAAACTTAAAGGGAAACCGGGCAAATAAGCGACATTCACCTTTGCGGATCGGGGTAGCATAAACTACCGTTAAGGTTCTGCCAAACTGCTTGGAGGTGAGGTCATGCCACATTAAATTTGGGGCAATAAAGCTGCTTTCCTGCCGTCCCAAGGTGCCTCGACGGGGACCTTCCTCCCAAATTCCCCTAAAGCCCTGTTTATCGGCTTCTACGACTTCGAGATCCACTGGGCCAGCATTGCTGCGATTGCCCACCGATTTATGATGGGTAAACGGGACGTGGCTGGAGTCTAAAACATTTTCTAATAAGGTGAGGGCGTCGTAGGGAAGATCGCGAAAGGTGTTGAGACAAACCCATTCCGAGGAGGTGTCCTCTAGAACATCGACGATGGGAACGCCAACCTTTTCAGCGTTCTCTGGTTGACCTGGATAGACGAAGAGTAACCCTTGTCTGACGGTGGTGGGAAGCGATCGCACTTGCGATCGCGGCGAGAGTTCTCCTCTGTTCGCTTCCCGTTGTTGAGGAATGGATTTGCATTCCCCCGTACCGCCAAATTCCCAACCGTGATAGGGACATTCTAAACAACCCGCCTCATTCACGCGACCCTGGGAAAGCGGCGCGAGACGATGGGGACAGCGATCTGCAAATGCCCGCCAGCATTCGGCTTGTTTGTCCCACCACAGGACTAAATCCTCGCCTAAGAGGGTAAAAGGGGTAGGTTTGGTCCGATCCAAGTCTTCGATATAATGCACGGGATACCAAACTTCTTTGCAGTCAAACTGCGTTGGATCGTTCCCCCCGGCGGGAAGCGTGGCTGTCTCGCGTTCTATAGCTACAGTCATAGAGGATAGTGAATGCGTTCTTCTTTGAATGTAACGCTTTATTACAGGTTGGGGTCGAATAGGGTTTTGAGAATCAGATAGGCGGAGACTGCGCCCGGATCGAGATGGCCGCAAGCGCGATCGCCTAAATAACTTGCCCTTCCTTTTTTCGCAACTAGGGGAATGGTACTGTCTCGCCCGGTTTTGGCGGCTTCTAGGGCAGTTTGCCAAGCGGTGGGGAAATCTGACCCTTGGGCGATCGCGCTTTGATAGGCTTGTTGAGTCGGAATTAGAACATCCAATAGGGTTTTATCTCCCAATTGGGCTTTACCCCGCAGAACAATGGCTTCGACAAAAGCCACTAAAATAGCGCCCATTGCTTC
Encoded here:
- a CDS encoding LCP family protein, whose amino-acid sequence is MAAQKHLKQNSPQQIKPSNVRWIGIGLGLSGIALLSATAGALLAISLASTPLMQTRLTAEEAAVFGKGDRIATGGTLQMPELTRPVNILILGTKVLTSDLDNPPDRLQHLGYHALVDSFEGLTDTMLLVRFDPATRKLSALSIPRDTRSWIEDHGLQKINEANFYGGPALSAKAVSELLGGVGIDRYIRLNVQGIEKLIDALGGVTLYVPQDMEYRDDSQHLYINLKAGQQHLDGDRAMQFVRFRYDDLGDIGRIQRQQLFIRALLEQALNPTTLARLPKLMSIIQSNLDTNLSVEELFALAGFATRTDRSQVQMLMVPGRFSSPEEYQASYWLPDYERIDTMMSQHFGMATATTARAVKSLDPAYVNVAIQDSTGEWGAVDDLVNTLYDQGYGNVYVSRPWNEPLKVTRIVAQDGDVTVAKDLQRSLGFGEVRVESTGSLRSDITIQLGQDWLRQKHRMLRQPDHL
- a CDS encoding Rieske 2Fe-2S domain-containing protein; translation: MTVAIERETATLPAGGNDPTQFDCKEVWYPVHYIEDLDRTKPTPFTLLGEDLVLWWDKQAECWRAFADRCPHRLAPLSQGRVNEAGCLECPYHGWEFGGTGECKSIPQQREANRGELSPRSQVRSLPTTVRQGLLFVYPGQPENAEKVGVPIVDVLEDTSSEWVCLNTFRDLPYDALTLLENVLDSSHVPFTHHKSVGNRSNAGPVDLEVVEADKQGFRGIWEEGPRRGTLGRQESSFIAPNLMWHDLTSKQFGRTLTVVYATPIRKGECRLFARFPFKFPSPIPRLIIGLTPRWYSHLGQNAVLEDDQIFLHYQERYLEAVGGGGNYAKACYLPTKADNFVLAFRQWVNEYQADPFPGERLPPPLSQAQLLDRYTSHTTHCASCRKALATIQRLQWVSIAVGAIAWLWVPLLAFGFGHLWGSIASGGIFILAAGAAFALNRLKQRFYQGREIPPRNLPEKSRAQSG
- the dhaL gene encoding dihydroxyacetone kinase subunit DhaL, with the protein product MITKGQIIQGLQAVAEAIAENKDYLTELDAAIGDADHGINLDRGFQKVLEQLPTVADRDIGSLFKHVSMTLISSVGGASGPLYGTMFLRASIATAGKEELNAEAMGAILVAFVEAIVLRGKAQLGDKTLLDVLIPTQQAYQSAIAQGSDFPTAWQTALEAAKTGRDSTIPLVAKKGRASYLGDRACGHLDPGAVSAYLILKTLFDPNL